Proteins from a genomic interval of Aureimonas sp. AU20:
- the oiaX gene encoding 3-oxo-isoapionate-4-phosphate decarboxylase OiaX, with product MSDSIVLTYRIETPGSVEKMATKIASDQSTGTFVPLPGETPELKARVAARVLAVRRLDPVSEPAFGRTHEDLKSVQSFNCGEADIAFPIEAIGTDLAALMTIAIGGTYSIKGFSGIRVTGLQLPAPFAKAYPGPQFGIPGSKRLTGVEGRPIIGTIVKPALGLSPSESATMVKELVEAGVDFIKDDEKLMSPGYSPLAERVKAIMPVILDHEQRTGKKVMYAFGISATDPDEMMRNHDFVAEAGGNAAVVNINSIGMGAMSFLRRRSRLVLHAHRNGWDILTRHPSLGMDFAVYEKFWRLLGVDQFQINGIAAKYWEPDESFVRSFQALGRPIFSEADKPLPVVCSGQWGGQAPATFAALRTTDIMYLCGGGVVSHPGGPGAGVRAVRQAWDAATAGISLETHARTHSELKASLETFGSGAGA from the coding sequence ATGTCCGATAGCATCGTTCTCACCTATCGTATCGAAACGCCGGGCAGCGTCGAGAAGATGGCGACCAAGATCGCCAGCGACCAGTCCACCGGCACGTTTGTTCCCTTGCCCGGCGAAACGCCCGAACTCAAGGCGCGCGTCGCCGCCCGTGTGCTCGCGGTACGCCGGCTCGATCCCGTGTCGGAGCCCGCCTTCGGCCGCACGCACGAAGACCTGAAGTCCGTCCAGAGCTTCAACTGCGGCGAGGCCGACATCGCCTTTCCCATCGAGGCGATCGGCACCGATCTCGCCGCGCTGATGACGATCGCGATCGGCGGTACCTATTCGATCAAGGGCTTCAGCGGCATCCGTGTCACCGGGCTGCAACTCCCCGCTCCCTTCGCCAAGGCCTATCCCGGACCGCAATTCGGCATTCCCGGCTCCAAGCGCCTGACGGGCGTCGAGGGACGGCCGATCATCGGCACGATCGTGAAGCCCGCGCTGGGCCTTAGCCCCAGCGAGAGCGCCACCATGGTGAAGGAGCTGGTGGAAGCCGGCGTCGATTTCATCAAGGACGACGAGAAGCTGATGAGCCCCGGCTACTCGCCACTCGCGGAGCGGGTGAAGGCGATCATGCCCGTCATTCTCGACCACGAGCAGCGCACCGGGAAGAAGGTGATGTATGCCTTCGGCATCTCGGCTACCGACCCCGACGAGATGATGCGAAACCACGATTTTGTCGCAGAGGCCGGCGGCAACGCGGCCGTCGTCAACATCAACTCGATCGGCATGGGCGCCATGAGCTTTCTGCGCAGGCGCTCCCGCCTCGTGCTCCACGCCCATCGCAACGGCTGGGACATCCTCACCCGGCACCCCTCGCTGGGGATGGATTTCGCCGTCTACGAGAAGTTCTGGCGCCTGCTCGGGGTGGACCAGTTTCAGATCAACGGCATCGCGGCCAAATACTGGGAGCCGGACGAATCCTTCGTGCGCTCGTTCCAGGCGCTGGGCCGGCCGATCTTCTCCGAGGCCGACAAGCCGCTGCCCGTGGTCTGTTCCGGCCAGTGGGGCGGCCAAGCGCCGGCGACCTTCGCGGCCCTGCGCACCACGGACATCATGTACCTCTGCGGCGGCGGCGTCGTCAGCCATCCCGGCGGCCCCGGAGCCGGCGTGCGCGCCGTCCGCCAGGCCTGGGATGCGGCCACCGCCGGGATTTCGCTGGAAACCCATGCCCGAACCCATTCCGAACTGAAGGCCTCGCTGGAAACCTTCGGCTCCGGCGCCGGCGCGTGA
- a CDS encoding transcriptional regulator NanR, which yields MVTPSEPIVRRKLSSQIFDRLKTMVTDGTLKPGDVMPSERELMERFGVGRPAIREAMQSLSNIGLIAISHGERARVLPLTPRSVISQVDMAAEIMLSTSPSALGHLKEARIFFERGIVRQAAEKATPADVAALRALLDTQAEALGMPEIFIAADMRFHTRIAAICGNPIFEAVSASMLGWLKEYHTEMLIWTGKENLTLVEHEEILEAISRNDSERAEAALIRHLERSRALYVHQAS from the coding sequence ATGGTGACGCCGTCCGAGCCGATCGTCCGCCGCAAACTGTCGAGCCAGATCTTCGACCGCCTGAAGACCATGGTGACGGACGGGACGCTGAAGCCCGGCGACGTCATGCCCTCCGAGCGCGAGCTGATGGAGCGCTTCGGCGTGGGGCGGCCGGCGATCCGCGAGGCCATGCAGAGCCTCAGCAATATCGGCCTCATCGCGATCTCGCATGGTGAGCGGGCGCGCGTCCTGCCGCTGACGCCGCGCTCGGTCATCTCGCAGGTGGACATGGCGGCCGAGATCATGCTCTCGACCTCGCCCTCCGCACTCGGCCACCTGAAGGAGGCGCGCATCTTCTTCGAGCGCGGCATCGTGCGTCAAGCCGCCGAGAAGGCCACGCCGGCCGATGTTGCGGCGCTGCGCGCGCTGCTCGACACGCAGGCCGAGGCGTTGGGCATGCCGGAAATTTTCATCGCCGCCGACATGCGCTTCCACACGCGCATCGCCGCGATCTGCGGCAATCCGATCTTCGAGGCGGTGTCGGCCTCCATGCTCGGCTGGTTGAAGGAATATCACACCGAAATGCTGATCTGGACCGGCAAGGAAAACCTCACGCTGGTGGAGCACGAGGAAATCCTGGAGGCCATTTCGCGCAACGACTCGGAGCGCGCCGAGGCCGCCCTGATCCGCCATCTCGAACGATCCCGCGCGCTCTACGTGCATCAGGCGTCCTGA
- the apnL gene encoding D-apionate lactonase, which produces MSDRLKLYGTAEPPAASRRLSAGPLSVELVSGQLRAIRFAGHEVLRSIAYVVRDRDWGTYDPPIADLAVEETAERFTVRFASECEAPDGARLRIRAAIIGEATGHLSFEVEAVPEGAFETNRCGFCVLHPIEGVAGTPAEVTHVDGSVEGSRFPDLIEPWQPFKDIRAITHEVAPGLQATCRMEGDTFEMEDQRAWSDASYKTYVRPLALPWPYRMESGTADRQAVTLTFSGKNAVPVSIPEGPIEILYGEATAETMPRFGVAIAPDEAEAALAAIGRLRALAPQFLLFHFDPGAGHGPESLRRFATLAEALPGTESALEFVVPTDSDFAEALELGTAAIRAAGLRLDTVIVGPDVDRQSTPPGSRWPDCPPLEAIYDAARRAFPGLRLGGGMFSYFTELNRKRVPVERLDFVTHATCPIVHAADDRSVMESLEAIPFITRSTRAFIGDTPYRLGPTTIGMRQNPYGSRTMPNPENQRVPMAANDPRGHALFGAAWLAGYAARLAGSGLEAWCGASFAGPRGLLVEDGKVAPPFHVASGLGRAAGAPRLTLTSAARGRVDGFAYRDEDGRAVVWLANLTGEPQAARLAGRWSLSILDEASFAESATGEMPTSLPAGGAIHLAPYAVARLVALDASLEGQDA; this is translated from the coding sequence ATGAGCGACCGCCTCAAGCTCTACGGCACCGCCGAGCCGCCCGCCGCCTCGCGCCGCCTCAGCGCCGGACCGCTGTCCGTCGAACTCGTGTCGGGCCAGCTTCGCGCCATTCGCTTCGCCGGGCACGAAGTTTTGCGCTCCATCGCCTATGTCGTGCGGGACCGCGACTGGGGCACCTACGATCCGCCGATCGCCGATCTCGCCGTTGAGGAAACGGCGGAGCGCTTCACCGTCCGCTTCGCCTCGGAATGCGAAGCGCCCGACGGCGCGCGTCTGCGCATCCGCGCGGCGATCATTGGCGAGGCGACCGGCCATCTCTCCTTCGAGGTCGAGGCGGTGCCGGAGGGCGCGTTCGAGACCAATCGCTGCGGCTTCTGCGTGCTGCATCCGATCGAAGGTGTCGCCGGCACGCCGGCCGAGGTCACGCATGTCGATGGGTCGGTGGAAGGGAGCCGCTTTCCCGACCTGATCGAGCCCTGGCAGCCCTTCAAGGACATTCGCGCGATCACGCACGAGGTCGCTCCCGGTCTGCAGGCCACCTGCCGGATGGAGGGCGACACGTTCGAGATGGAGGACCAGCGGGCCTGGTCGGACGCCTCCTACAAGACCTATGTGCGGCCGCTCGCGCTCCCCTGGCCCTACCGCATGGAAAGCGGCACGGCCGACCGTCAGGCGGTGACGCTCACGTTCTCAGGCAAGAATGCGGTGCCGGTGTCAATCCCCGAGGGCCCGATCGAAATCCTCTACGGCGAAGCCACCGCCGAGACGATGCCGCGCTTCGGCGTGGCGATCGCGCCGGACGAGGCCGAGGCGGCCTTGGCGGCGATCGGCCGGCTGCGCGCGCTGGCGCCGCAATTCCTCCTGTTCCATTTCGATCCCGGCGCCGGCCACGGGCCGGAAAGCCTCCGACGCTTCGCCACACTGGCGGAAGCCCTGCCCGGCACCGAGAGCGCGCTCGAATTCGTGGTGCCCACCGACAGCGATTTCGCGGAGGCGCTGGAGCTGGGTACGGCGGCGATCCGCGCCGCCGGGCTTCGGCTCGACACCGTGATCGTCGGTCCCGACGTCGACCGGCAATCCACGCCGCCCGGCAGCCGCTGGCCGGACTGCCCGCCGCTGGAGGCGATCTACGATGCGGCGCGGCGAGCCTTTCCCGGCCTTCGTCTCGGCGGCGGCATGTTCAGCTATTTCACCGAGTTGAACCGCAAGCGCGTGCCGGTCGAGCGCCTCGACTTCGTCACCCACGCCACCTGCCCGATCGTCCACGCGGCGGACGATCGCAGCGTCATGGAATCGCTGGAGGCCATCCCCTTCATCACCCGCTCGACGCGCGCTTTCATCGGCGACACGCCCTACCGGCTCGGCCCGACGACGATCGGCATGCGGCAGAACCCCTATGGCTCGCGCACCATGCCGAACCCGGAGAACCAGCGCGTGCCCATGGCCGCGAACGACCCGCGCGGCCACGCCCTGTTCGGCGCCGCCTGGCTCGCCGGCTACGCCGCGCGGCTGGCCGGTAGCGGTCTGGAAGCCTGGTGCGGCGCCTCCTTCGCGGGTCCGCGCGGGCTGCTTGTGGAAGACGGCAAGGTTGCGCCGCCCTTCCATGTCGCGAGCGGCTTGGGCCGGGCCGCGGGCGCTCCGCGTCTCACGCTCACCTCCGCCGCGCGCGGGCGCGTGGACGGATTCGCTTATCGCGACGAGGACGGTCGCGCGGTCGTCTGGCTTGCCAATCTGACGGGCGAGCCACAGGCGGCGCGTCTGGCCGGGCGCTGGAGCCTTTCGATTCTGGACGAAGCGAGTTTTGCGGAAAGCGCCACGGGCGAAATGCCCACGAGCCTCCCCGCAGGCGGCGCCATCCATCTGGCGCCCTATGCTGTGGCGCGACTCGTCGCGCTCGACGCCTCCCTGGAAGGTCAGGACGCCTGA
- a CDS encoding Gfo/Idh/MocA family protein: MSELRGALIGCGFFAVNQMNAWADLPGVRMVAICDRDEARLAAMGERFGIAARYRDAAEMLRAEKPDFVDIATTAPSHRALVELAASLAIPVVCQKPFAPTMNDARAMVAACERATVPLMVHENFRWQSPILAVRAALDAGTIGAPFFGRVSFRSAYDVYSGQPYLAEGERFIIEDLGIHALDIARFLFGDVAAITTRTTRVNPRIRGEDVATMLLDHESGMHSVVDCSYATRLEEDRFPQTLVEIDGTEGTIRLDAGYRLSVTDADGTRHEDVSPQLLRWAERPWHNIQESVFLIQKHWVEALAAGRAPDTSGRDNLKTLALVEAAYQGAASRQTIDPATV, encoded by the coding sequence ATGAGCGAACTGCGTGGCGCCCTGATCGGCTGTGGCTTCTTCGCCGTCAATCAGATGAACGCCTGGGCCGATCTTCCCGGCGTGCGGATGGTCGCGATCTGCGACCGGGACGAGGCGCGCCTCGCGGCCATGGGCGAGCGGTTCGGCATCGCGGCGCGCTACCGCGACGCGGCCGAGATGCTGCGCGCCGAGAAGCCCGACTTCGTGGACATCGCCACCACCGCGCCGAGCCACCGCGCGCTGGTGGAGCTCGCTGCCTCGCTCGCCATTCCCGTGGTCTGCCAGAAGCCCTTCGCGCCGACGATGAATGATGCGCGCGCCATGGTCGCGGCCTGCGAGCGTGCGACCGTGCCGCTGATGGTGCATGAGAATTTCCGCTGGCAGTCGCCCATCCTCGCGGTGCGCGCGGCTCTCGATGCCGGCACGATCGGCGCGCCCTTCTTCGGCCGCGTTTCGTTCCGCTCGGCCTATGACGTCTATTCCGGCCAGCCTTATCTGGCGGAAGGCGAGCGCTTCATCATCGAGGATCTCGGCATCCACGCGCTCGACATCGCCCGCTTCCTGTTCGGCGATGTCGCGGCCATCACGACGCGCACGACCCGCGTCAACCCACGCATTCGCGGCGAGGATGTCGCCACCATGCTGCTCGACCACGAGAGCGGGATGCATTCGGTCGTGGACTGTTCCTATGCGACGCGGCTCGAAGAGGACCGTTTTCCCCAGACGCTGGTGGAAATCGACGGAACCGAGGGCACGATCCGCCTCGACGCCGGCTATCGCCTCAGCGTGACGGATGCGGACGGCACGCGCCACGAGGATGTGTCCCCGCAGCTTCTGCGCTGGGCCGAGCGCCCCTGGCACAATATCCAGGAAAGCGTCTTCCTGATCCAGAAGCACTGGGTGGAAGCGCTTGCAGCCGGGCGCGCGCCCGACACGTCCGGCCGCGACAATCTAAAGACGCTGGCGCTGGTGGAGGCGGCCTATCAGGGCGCCGCGTCCCGCCAGACCATCGATCCGGCAACGGTCTGA
- a CDS encoding phosphogluconate dehydrogenase C-terminal domain-containing protein, with product MTSIALFGAGGKMGYRLASNLKGSRFDVRHVELSEAGRERLKSGLGFDCVPQEQALEGAEVVILAVPDTAIGKVASGINAQLKPGTMVVVLDAAAPFAGHLPERADLTYFVTHPCHPPIFNDETDPAAKRDFFGGIAAKQHITSALMQGPEEHYALGEEVAKVIWAPVMRSHRVTVEQMALLEPGLSETVCASLLVAMREAMDEVVRRGVPKEAARDFLLGHMNVLGAVIFEETPGVFSDACNKAIEFGKPMLMRDDWKKVFEPEELAASIRRIT from the coding sequence ATGACAAGTATCGCTCTGTTCGGAGCCGGCGGAAAGATGGGCTACCGCCTCGCCAGCAATCTGAAGGGCTCGCGCTTCGACGTGCGGCATGTCGAGCTGAGCGAAGCCGGCCGCGAGCGCCTGAAGTCGGGCCTCGGCTTCGACTGCGTGCCGCAGGAGCAGGCGCTCGAAGGCGCCGAGGTAGTGATCCTCGCCGTGCCCGATACGGCGATCGGCAAGGTGGCGAGCGGGATCAACGCACAGCTGAAGCCCGGCACGATGGTCGTGGTGCTCGACGCCGCCGCCCCCTTCGCAGGCCATCTGCCGGAGCGCGCCGACCTGACCTATTTCGTCACCCATCCCTGCCATCCGCCGATCTTCAACGACGAGACCGACCCGGCCGCCAAGCGCGACTTCTTCGGCGGCATCGCGGCCAAGCAGCACATCACCTCGGCCCTGATGCAGGGGCCGGAGGAGCATTACGCGCTGGGCGAGGAAGTGGCCAAGGTGATCTGGGCGCCGGTCATGCGCTCGCACCGCGTCACCGTCGAGCAGATGGCGCTGCTGGAGCCCGGCCTGTCGGAGACGGTCTGCGCCAGCCTGCTGGTGGCGATGCGCGAGGCGATGGACGAGGTGGTTCGGCGCGGCGTGCCGAAGGAGGCCGCGCGCGACTTTCTGCTCGGCCACATGAACGTCCTCGGTGCCGTGATCTTCGAGGAAACGCCGGGCGTCTTCTCCGACGCCTGCAACAAGGCGATCGAGTTCGGCAAGCCGATGCTGATGCGCGACGACTGGAAGAAGGTCTTCGAGCCCGAAGAGCTCGCCGCCTCGATCCGCCGCATCACCTGA
- a CDS encoding SDR family NAD(P)-dependent oxidoreductase, with protein MTKLAVVTGGNTGIGRHLAVAFAKAGHAVAFSYKLDETASASLVSEIEAIGARALGLECDAGRSAEVNAFFDAAERWHGSAPDVLVNNAGIQTWSSLLDLAEEDWDRVIATNLKGTFLNTQAAARRMVAAGKGGAIVNIGSGCNKLAFPKLVDYTASKGGIEQLTKVSAAELGPHGIRVNCVAPGAILNERTLQEAPDYAASWGRITPLRRAGTAEDIAGPVLFFASEAAGFVTGQTLWVDGGVFTQANWPQDA; from the coding sequence ATGACCAAGCTGGCGGTGGTGACGGGCGGCAACACGGGCATCGGGCGGCATCTCGCCGTCGCCTTCGCCAAGGCGGGCCACGCCGTCGCCTTCAGCTACAAGCTGGACGAAACGGCGTCGGCGTCGCTCGTCAGCGAGATCGAAGCTATCGGCGCCCGGGCGCTGGGGCTCGAATGCGACGCGGGGCGATCGGCCGAGGTCAACGCCTTTTTCGATGCGGCGGAGCGCTGGCACGGCTCGGCACCCGACGTCCTCGTCAACAATGCCGGCATCCAAACCTGGAGCTCGCTTCTCGACCTCGCGGAGGAGGATTGGGACCGAGTCATCGCGACCAATCTGAAAGGCACGTTCCTCAACACGCAGGCCGCCGCTCGGCGGATGGTGGCAGCCGGGAAAGGCGGCGCCATCGTCAATATCGGCTCGGGCTGCAACAAGCTCGCCTTCCCCAAGCTGGTGGACTACACGGCCTCTAAGGGCGGCATCGAGCAATTGACCAAGGTCTCGGCCGCCGAGCTTGGGCCCCATGGCATTCGCGTCAACTGCGTGGCGCCCGGCGCCATCCTCAACGAGCGCACGCTTCAGGAAGCGCCAGATTATGCCGCCAGCTGGGGCCGCATCACTCCGCTGCGCCGCGCCGGCACGGCCGAGGATATCGCCGGCCCGGTCCTGTTCTTCGCCAGCGAGGCCGCCGGCTTCGTCACCGGGCAGACGCTCTGGGTCGACGGCGGCGTCTTCACCCAAGCCAACTGGCCGCAGGACGCTTGA
- a CDS encoding FAD-dependent oxidoreductase, producing the protein MAEKSKGPDFTQGIASSDLAPGAMLRGTVGEVAVILVRSEAGLRAFSAKCTHLGAMLDTGLLAGGEIRCPWHHARFSADTGEAVAAPALAPLSCYLVEEREGRITVGAQTDAARPRPAPSAPDRILILGTGAAGFACAHELAKRGAGRHVTLIGEEEDAPYDRTFCSKQYLAGKEERTGVAFKETAFLTESGVTLRSGASVEAIDPLDRTIRLTGGEVLAFDALVIATGAAPQRPDTPGFDRANVHVLRSLADADAIIAEAREGKRALVVGASFIGLEAAASLRGRGVEVDVVAPGEIPMRKVLGEEVGRMVRGLHEENGVRFHQGKVRSFDGSAAVLEDGTRLPADFLVLGLGVSPSVDLAREAGLELAAREQGGGILVDARLETSYPGIFAAGDVANLRRPTGDGRQRIEHWVHAERQGQHVARVLSGEGERFEDVPFFWSAHYGTSLRYVGHADAIAQAEMDGSAEQRDFALRIRDETGGEALVTSKRDKAALETEAEWER; encoded by the coding sequence ATGGCTGAAAAGAGCAAGGGACCGGACTTCACCCAGGGGATCGCCTCGTCCGATCTCGCCCCCGGCGCGATGCTGCGCGGCACGGTGGGCGAGGTGGCGGTGATCCTGGTGCGCAGCGAAGCGGGCCTGCGTGCCTTTTCTGCCAAATGCACCCATCTCGGCGCCATGCTCGACACGGGGCTCCTGGCCGGCGGCGAAATCCGCTGTCCCTGGCATCATGCCCGTTTCTCCGCCGACACGGGCGAGGCGGTGGCCGCGCCCGCTCTTGCCCCGCTCTCCTGCTACCTTGTGGAGGAGCGAGAGGGGCGCATTACCGTAGGGGCGCAAACCGACGCGGCGCGGCCTAGGCCGGCGCCCAGCGCGCCGGACCGCATCCTTATTTTGGGCACTGGCGCGGCCGGCTTCGCCTGCGCCCACGAACTCGCCAAGCGCGGCGCCGGGCGCCATGTCACGCTGATTGGCGAGGAAGAGGACGCCCCTTATGACCGGACCTTCTGCTCGAAGCAGTATCTCGCGGGCAAGGAGGAGCGCACCGGCGTCGCCTTCAAGGAAACGGCCTTCCTAACCGAGAGCGGCGTGACCTTGCGCAGCGGCGCGAGTGTCGAGGCGATCGATCCCCTGGACCGGACGATCCGGTTGACCGGAGGCGAGGTGCTGGCCTTCGACGCCTTGGTGATCGCGACCGGCGCGGCGCCGCAGCGGCCGGACACGCCGGGCTTCGATCGAGCGAATGTCCATGTCCTTCGCAGTCTGGCGGATGCCGACGCGATCATCGCGGAGGCCCGCGAGGGCAAGCGGGCGCTGGTGGTCGGCGCCAGCTTCATCGGGCTGGAGGCGGCGGCTTCGTTGCGGGGGCGCGGCGTCGAGGTGGACGTGGTTGCGCCCGGCGAGATTCCGATGCGCAAGGTGCTGGGCGAAGAGGTCGGCCGGATGGTTCGCGGCCTGCACGAGGAAAACGGCGTGCGGTTTCACCAGGGCAAGGTCCGCTCCTTCGATGGATCGGCGGCCGTGCTGGAGGATGGGACGAGACTTCCGGCCGACTTCCTCGTGCTCGGCCTCGGCGTTTCGCCCAGTGTGGATCTGGCGAGGGAGGCCGGGCTCGAACTCGCGGCGCGCGAGCAGGGCGGCGGCATTCTCGTGGATGCCCGGTTGGAAACCTCCTATCCCGGCATCTTCGCGGCTGGCGATGTCGCGAACCTTCGTCGCCCGACGGGCGATGGACGCCAGCGGATCGAGCATTGGGTCCATGCCGAGCGGCAGGGCCAGCATGTCGCCCGCGTCCTCTCGGGAGAGGGCGAGCGCTTCGAGGACGTGCCCTTCTTCTGGAGCGCTCATTACGGCACGAGCCTTCGCTATGTCGGCCATGCCGATGCAATCGCCCAAGCCGAGATGGACGGTTCGGCAGAGCAGCGTGATTTCGCGCTTCGAATCCGCGACGAGACGGGCGGGGAGGCGCTGGTCACCTCCAAGCGCGACAAGGCGGCGCTGGAGACCGAAGCGGAGTGGGAGCGATAG
- a CDS encoding FadR/GntR family transcriptional regulator, with protein sequence MRRTPARQSLRLHGSIAQEIGTAILTGRYEPNELLPNEVTFSEQLQVSRTAYREAVRILAAKGLVHSRPKAGTRVSPRNTWHFLDPDVLRWIFESGAPDPTFLRELFELRQIVEPAAAALAAERRTPEQIAELRRALEGMERHGLAVEEGRNADRLFHELILGATGNEALGTLASGIASAVRWTTIFKARDGQMPRDPLPEHLAVFLAIEKGDPELARSTMAELVGLALNDISALGD encoded by the coding sequence GTGAGGCGCACGCCCGCACGGCAATCCCTGCGTCTGCACGGCTCGATCGCGCAGGAGATCGGCACGGCCATCCTGACCGGGCGCTACGAGCCGAACGAACTCCTGCCGAATGAAGTCACCTTCTCCGAGCAGTTGCAGGTGTCGCGCACCGCCTACCGGGAAGCCGTTCGCATTCTCGCCGCCAAAGGCTTGGTTCACAGCCGCCCCAAGGCGGGAACCCGCGTCAGCCCGCGTAACACATGGCACTTCCTGGACCCCGACGTCCTGCGCTGGATCTTCGAGAGCGGCGCGCCCGACCCGACCTTCCTTCGCGAGCTTTTCGAGCTGCGTCAGATCGTTGAGCCCGCGGCGGCGGCGCTCGCCGCAGAGCGCCGCACGCCCGAGCAGATCGCGGAACTGCGCCGCGCGCTGGAGGGGATGGAGCGGCACGGCTTAGCCGTGGAAGAGGGGCGCAACGCCGATCGGTTGTTCCACGAGCTGATTCTCGGAGCGACCGGCAACGAAGCCTTGGGCACGCTGGCCAGCGGTATCGCCTCGGCGGTTCGGTGGACCACGATTTTCAAGGCGCGCGACGGACAGATGCCGCGCGATCCTCTGCCCGAGCATCTCGCCGTGTTTCTGGCCATCGAGAAGGGCGATCCCGAACTGGCCCGTAGCACCATGGCCGAGCTCGTCGGCCTCGCGCTCAACGATATCAGCGCCCTCGGCGACTGA
- a CDS encoding porin, with amino-acid sequence MTIRSLVFAASVSLPALSAAHAADAVVVPQAEPADYVRVCDVYGAGFHYIPGTETCFNLGGYLRFDTIVAGSPATNLEGDDYQVNTALRTRLNFDIREETELGTLRAFVRLQNTNRSGSANDVAMDQGFVQLGGLLAGYRDSMWSSDIGGIEDGLLTDTDLVVGDFNTNQISYTYAMGNFSATVGLEDDATGDAVPDIHAKLVYSGSWGGAFLSAVYDETFNEEDAISAIGAEPFDYQGSQFYPIFLPRLPTRLQDGNNDAFALKGGVLLKNLIAPDSSLKIEGHYAFDPTVYASIAGLATTRTFSENNPTVLNPEPGSVPIFLEYAVGAGYAQKFGNLGLAVAGQFGRTFDTGFFGQLPNGQFGTFDSRGDYYALVGNLGYQITPKFATLAEVSYRNVDFDRVGDVDQTSGFLRFQRDF; translated from the coding sequence ATGACGATCCGTAGTCTTGTTTTCGCGGCCAGCGTGAGTCTGCCGGCTTTGTCCGCCGCTCATGCGGCCGATGCCGTGGTCGTGCCACAGGCCGAGCCTGCCGATTACGTTCGGGTCTGCGACGTCTATGGGGCCGGCTTCCATTACATTCCCGGAACGGAAACCTGCTTCAATCTCGGCGGCTATCTCCGCTTCGATACGATCGTTGCCGGCTCTCCCGCGACGAATCTCGAAGGTGACGACTACCAGGTCAACACGGCCCTGCGCACGCGCCTGAATTTCGACATTCGCGAGGAAACCGAACTCGGCACCTTGCGCGCCTTCGTGCGGCTTCAGAACACGAACCGCTCCGGCTCGGCCAACGACGTCGCCATGGACCAGGGCTTCGTCCAGCTTGGCGGCTTGCTCGCGGGTTACCGCGATTCGATGTGGTCCTCCGACATCGGCGGCATCGAAGACGGTCTTTTGACCGACACCGATCTCGTGGTGGGCGATTTCAACACCAACCAGATCTCCTACACCTACGCGATGGGCAACTTCTCGGCCACCGTCGGCCTGGAAGACGATGCGACGGGCGACGCGGTGCCGGATATCCATGCCAAGCTGGTCTATTCCGGTAGCTGGGGCGGGGCCTTCCTATCGGCGGTCTATGACGAGACCTTCAACGAGGAAGACGCGATTTCCGCGATCGGCGCCGAGCCCTTCGACTACCAGGGATCGCAGTTCTACCCGATCTTCCTTCCCCGCCTGCCGACGCGTCTGCAGGACGGCAACAACGACGCCTTCGCCCTGAAGGGCGGCGTGCTCCTGAAGAACCTGATCGCGCCGGACTCTTCGCTCAAGATCGAAGGGCACTACGCCTTCGACCCGACCGTCTATGCCTCGATCGCCGGTCTCGCCACGACGCGCACCTTCTCGGAAAACAACCCGACCGTCCTGAACCCAGAGCCGGGTTCCGTTCCGATCTTCCTGGAATATGCCGTGGGCGCCGGCTACGCGCAGAAGTTCGGCAATCTGGGTCTGGCGGTCGCTGGCCAGTTCGGCCGCACCTTCGACACCGGCTTCTTCGGGCAGCTTCCCAACGGACAGTTCGGCACCTTCGACAGCCGGGGCGATTACTACGCGCTGGTCGGCAATCTCGGCTACCAGATCACCCCGAAATTCGCCACGCTCGCCGAAGTCTCCTATCGTAATGTCGACTTTGACCGGGTCGGCGACGTCGATCAGACCAGCGGCTTCCTTCGCTTCCAGCGCGATTTCTGA